Part of the Arvicanthis niloticus isolate mArvNil1 chromosome 29, mArvNil1.pat.X, whole genome shotgun sequence genome, ACTGCGCAATTCTTAATTCTGCCTTCGAAACACCCAGTCCTTTCAAATATTTTGGCATCTCTATGCACAATAAGTGACCTGTTCCAAGGCCTCATTATGTGGTCCTGGCTAAACTAAGAACCACAGTAGATTAAATCTCCTCGTTCTGTAGAAGAGCAAAAAGGTTATAAAGATCAATTGATAGTCTCAGTCAATCCCTATCGAAGGCAGGAGTATATCAGGCCTCAGGAAGACCTTCCAATGTCCTACTTATATTTTACTTCTGGAAGCACATGCCTAAAGTCATTGACAACATActtactccttccttccttcctttcttcctttctttctttctttctttctttctttctttctttctttctttctttctttctttcctttggtttttcgagacagggtttctctgtatagctctggctgtcctggaactcactctgtagaccaggctgtcctcgaagtcagaaatcctcctgcctctgcctcccaagtgctgggattaaaggcgtgcatcaccactgcctggcgacaACCTACTTTTTAAATCCCAGATTAATGAGGGAAATGGGCAACTGCAAAAAGTTCTAAATTTCAAAATCATaaaatgtgtgtgggtatgtggagaggaatggaggtcagaagaggttaccagtgagccacctggtgtggttgctaggaaccgaactcaggtcctctacaggaCCATCAGGTTTTCCCTGctaagtcatctttccagcccccaaatcAGAAATTGAAAACGCAACATCGACAAAGCAGCCGCTGCTGATTTCACCTCAGGATGCTGCCTCAAAGCTGCCATTCAGAATCTGTTCCAAGAGATCTGAAGATGGGCATTGTTCAAATCTATCCTAACCAACTCTAAAACATAATCTCCTGGAAGACGGCAAGCTCATCTCTGCAATTCTTCCTAGATCTAAAATGTCGTGAGTGAGTTATGGTTGTGACTTAAATGTGTCATCCCCTTGTATACAAGACCTTAGACATCTAAGGGGATGAATAAATGTTCAAACAGCTGGAGGCCAGGGGAGACAGCCAAAGCCAGGTCACAGTATCTTCCTGAAGAATGACCTAAACGTGCTCTAATCAAGAGCCTGACTCATTCCACTCTGGCTGTCTCCTTTGATCATCTAACAGAAGACTATTAGCTGTGGTTTCTCTATTATTCTCCTTTCTTCCGAGTTAGCTCAGGCCTTTAGCATCACCCATGTGACCCTCTAAAACATAGGAGACATTTTATGTCACTCTCAATTCATCATCTCTTGTCAATTTAACAGAAGGCAAATCTTTATACTTCTGATATGTCATTCTCTTCAATTCAGAGCCTAGGACACTTAACTTCTGCTTCTCACCAGATAACTGTTGGttgtctgcctccccagggtGGGTCTTCCCCCACTGGAGTCTTTATTAAGACATAACCCTAACCTCTGTGTCAAACCATCTTCTCTGTGTTGGAAATACAGAACAAAATAACATCTCTGCTCTTACGAGGCTCACTGTCAAGTATGGGAAGTGGGCAAAATATACTTCAGAGAACCTGTCAAAACCTGATAGTTCGTAGGTGCGAAAGTGAAGCAGGAACCAGTCCAGAAAAACTAAAGAAGTCTCACCTCATTCAGGACTATCTGAGAATACATTTAATTAAGATGAGAAGCAGAGTCATATTGAAAAGTAGAAAAGACACTGGGAGCTGTGGGTCCAAAGGCCTCTAGAGCCAGGCACAAACCAGATAATCATCACTGAATTATTTCTGAGCTCATGGCAAAGGAACAATACTGTGCCATCTTACCCAGTGGCTCCCTTTTGCAGCAGAAACAAAGTACACTGGGCAGTGTTTCTCCGCGGAGAAAACCTTCTGTAAGGGAAGTGCCACTGTTCAGTAATCCATCTGAATGTAGAATCCAATTTTTGCATTCATGTTGCATTATATAACAAGTATCTGTGTACAGGTGTTAGCTTCCTCAGATTCTTGAGAACTCAACTCATACTTTTTTTTAACACGTTTTCTGCTTGTCACACATCATTTAGCTCAGGCACTGGTGCTAAGAATGCTCCCACTTACATAATTGATTAATAGATGAAATTAGCAAAATACTCAAAAGGGCAGCGACCTGCTCCCACACCCACCAGAGTTTAGGAGTGTAGGAGAAACACACCTCTCCCTCCAGGAAAAGCTTATTAGGAGATGCCACTGGACGGATTTTCCTAATTATCCTTTATAATGCTGTCCCATGGGTCTCTTTATAATTTCTAAAGGTTAGTCAAATTCCAAAGGGAATTTCTGAATCCGAAATAGATGCATCAATAGCTAGTGGTTGGGGTGCAAGCACAGGGACTTGATATTGACTGTGGGGGGGGGTGATTTCGGTGGCTTGCAGGGCCACGCCCAGTCATTATCCACTTTTCCTGTCCCCTCAAAGTGCTCCGCCTTTCCTGAAGCTCTaactttctctgctctcttcaaAGAGCAAAGAACCACCCAGAACTACGACGGGCATTTaggatttccttttttaaagaaaaattttatcaCCAGCCCCCTCTCCTCACTATCAAGGGTGCCAACAATTAAGAAAACAGAAGCGATGATAAGTATGCCCTTATCAGCAAACTGCTGCCAAACTTTGCACGAACAAAAACCAGAGTCACCGGATTTGCAGTCTTCTCTTGTAAGGATAAACTCCCTTCTTTCTCATTGAGAACAGCCCCAACTGGCGGCTGGAAGATCGGGCTACGAAAATTTTAAGAGGTTTGGAAGGTGGCCGCAGCAAGCTTTGGGGGGAGGTAGTGCTACCTCCCAAAGTCACTCCAGAAGGGCTTTGATGAATGTTGGCTCCGGAGACCCGGCCACCGCGTTCTCCACGTGCACCATCAACCCCCATCTACCCTCTTCACCTCCAGCCCAGAAAGGGATAGCTTACAGTTACCTGCTAGCCAAGTCTCGATGCCTGGGCACACGGCGCGGCGGAGACGGTAGGAATGTAGGCAGCAGCGCCAGCAAGGAGCCTGAGCAGCGTGCACCACACCGCACGCGGCTCCAGCGCAGGGCGAGCGCACTGGAAGCCCCGCCCACTCCCTGCGAGGCCACACCCCCGGAAAGGAGCTTTTTAGCCCTTGGCAGGCGCCGTAGTCCGCCTCCAACTGGCTCGGCCTCACTCTGGGCTCCGGCGGCGAGTGCGCAGCGCCCGCTGCCGGTGTAGGGACAGTCCTGTCGCTTCCCACGCATCTCTCCCGGCCTCTGCAGTAGGACTCCGGAGCAGGACAGCATTGCCCGGTGTCTCCGCCCCGCTTCAGCGGCCAGCGTTAACGCCTTGGTGCTGTGGCTGCAGAAGCTGGGGTGCAAGTCTTGGCGCTCGGCGGCTCGGACCGGAGGGCGCGGAACAGGCGATCTGGGCAGTGTCGCTGCGTCCTATCCGCGCTCCCTTCGGCGTCCCCGCCCCTCGTTCGCGCCTCCTCCGGAGCTGAGGGTAGCTCCTCGCGCATTGCAGCGGCGTGTCCTGGACTGCCTTGTGGGAGGCACACCCACCTTGCCCGGCCGCACCCCTGCGCAGCAGCATGTCGGCGCTCGAGTGGTATGCCCACAAGTCTCTGGGCGATGGCATCTTCTGGATTCAAGAACGGTTCTACGAGTCAGGCAACCGGGCCAACATCTGGCTGGTGCGCGGCTCGGAGCAGGACGTGGTGATCGACACGGGCCTGGGGCTGCGCAGCCTCCCGGAGTACCTCTACTCCTCGGGCCTCTTGCAGGATTGCGGGGCTAAAGAGGATGCAGGACGCCGGCCGCTGCTGGCCGTGGCCACCCACGTGCACTTCGATCACTCGGGCGGCCTCTATCAGTTCGACCAGGTGGCTGTGCACCGCGCCGAGGCCGAGGCCCTGGCTCGCGGGGACAACTTTGAGACTGTGACCTGGCTCTCTGACAGCGAGGTGGTGCGGGCTCCCAGCCCTGGCTGGAGGGCCAGGCAGTTCCGAGTGCAGGCAGTGCAACCCACCCTCATTCTGCAGGATGGTAATGAGCCCCGCGGGCGCGCGCTGTCACTGAGGGAGGGGCTTGGAAAGCGTGTACAGCATGGTGCAGACCTTCCGTGGCCCTGTTGGGTTGCAGTGCGGGAATAGTCTGTCTCACCCTTTGCTGCGTGAAAGCCAGCTTGAGCAGAGCCTAGGCCCCGGCAGGCTTCTCTGCCTGGAGATGCGCGCTGCTACTTTGTGGCTGTCTCTTTGAAAGCTCACACCATCCCCAGTCAGTAGGCTCCAGTAGTAACACTGCAGAGACTTGTGACTGGAGATTTTCCGTTCTTTTCCCAAGTACGGGTTGAACATTTCCAGCGTTTGTAACGAGCAGGCTTTTAAGAAATGGCACCTTGTGAAGAGTGTTAGGCTCCTGTGCTTTGAAAACTGCTGACTTCATCTGCCTGCTCACTGCAGAGTGCCGATCAGTCCCACCTGTAGGCTTAGAAAGCTTTGGTTCCATTCATCCCATCCGTACCTTTCAGATGGGTTTGGTTGCTTAGTGCCTCACAAGAAAAAGGGCTTGATAGTGAACTTAAACGTAGAATTATGACAAATATCTGGTCTGGATGAGAGCAAGGCCTAGGAAAGATCGATAAGGGAGTGCGTGTTTAATGTAGACTCTGTTCTCTTGGTCCTAAGAAATAGAACGGAACAAGATGGAGTAGGATCCCACTCCCCTTCTCCCCATGCTGGACCTGCACTAACTGGACTGATTAGCGACAAAGGCAGTATTTGGTATATAAGTTTTATAGTTTTGtcttagcatttatttatttatttacatccccaaACCTActcctcctgctgctccctccctcacagagtctctccccccccctccctctctcctcctctgagatGGTGGATTCTCCCCTGGTTATTTCTCCCAACacagcacatcaagtctctgctcctctctcactgaggccagacaaggcagccacgGAGACTGAGCTGCATGCCTGCttcatatgtgcctgtgtgtgctctttggttggtgcttccGTCTCTGAGTGCTCCTAGAGGCCTAGttgtctctgttggtcttcctgtggaattccctTCCCCTTTAAGGCTTTTAGTtcttcccccagctcttccataagagtccctgaccaccgtccaatggttgactgtgggtatttgtatctgtttcagtccactgctggtagagcctctcaggacagttatgctaggctcctgtctgcaagcataacagagcatcattaataatgtcagggattggtacttgcTCTTGGAATGAGGTTTGAGTTGGGCAGTTATTgcttggccttttcttcagtctctgctccatccctgcatttcttttagacagcacagattttgggtcaaaagttttgtgggtcaGCTGGTGTCCTTATCCTTTCACCGGGAGTTCTATCTGGCAACAAGAGGTGGACTCTTCTAGTTTCATGTCCCCACTGTTGGGAATCCTGGCTAAGCTCACCCTCATTGATTCCTGGGAGCCTCCTCTAGCCTAGGTCTCTGGGACATCCTAGAGATTCTCCCCTCCTCCAACCTCCACCCTCATCTCCACAGCTGAAGATTgacattcattctcctggccctctgagtctctttcctgtctgttcctgTATCTGATCTTACCCCCTCCTTAATCCTCTTCCCCTCCACTCTTCCACctacttccttccctccccctgcctcctatGATTACTTTGTTTCCCTTCTAAGTGTGAATCAAGCATCCTTTCTTGAGCCCCTCTATTGGGTCACTAAACCCAAGACATAATCCTACTGATttgtgagcatgggagatcttttcatcttctgatatcttcttcagttgctTGCTTCAGGaaaaacttgaaatttttatcatacagatctttcacttgtttggttagagttaaatgaaatattttatattatttgtgactattgtgaagagtgttatttccctaatttgtttctctgcccatttatcatttgtataaatgagagggctactgatttctttgagttaattttatacccagccactttgctgaagttgtttatcagctgtaggagttctctggggGAATTTTGGGGATTTCTTatatatacaatcatatcatccATCAATAGTAATaccttggcttcttcctttccaatttgtatccctttgacctccttttgttgtctaattgttctagctagatctttgagtactatgttgaatagataggaggagagtgggcagccttgtcttgtctgtgatcttagtgggattgcttcaagtatctctccatttaatttgatattggctgttggtttgctgtatgttgcttttattatgtttaggtatgtgtcttgaattcctgatctctccaagacttttaatttgaaggggtgttgtattttgccaaaggctttttcagcatctaatgagatgatcatgggattttttttttccttcaatttgTTTaaatagtggattatgttgatggatttctgtatattgaatcatccctgcgtCCATGCGATGAAGCCAACTTGATTttggtgaatgatgtttttgatgtcttcttggattcagtttcctagaattttattgagtattttttcgtcaatgttcataagagaagtTGGTCTGAAGCTCTCTATCTTTGTTGAATtgttgtgtggtttgggtatcagggtaactgtagCCTCATATAGTGGATTAAGTAgtggtccttctgtttctattttttggaatagtttgaggagtattggttttagctcttctttgaaagtctggtagaaaaCCATATGGCCCTgggctttggtttgtttgtttgtttgtttgttagttagttagaagatttaatgactgcttctatttccttaggggttatcagactgtttagatagtttaactgatcttgatttaagtttggtgtgtggtatctgtcttgaaattcatccattttaggttttccagttttgtggaatACAGggttttgaagtaagacctaatgatttttttttttaatttactcagtttctattgttatgtcttcctttgatttttgattttgttaatataGACAGTCTTTGTGTCTTCAGTTACTTTAGCtcagagtttatctatcttgttgactttcctcaaagaaccagctcttggttttattgattctttatattctctttgtttctgattgattgattttaacCCTGAGCTTGACAATTTTccgctgtctactcctcttggatttgtttgtttgtttgtttgttttttgttctagagctttcaggtgttctgtttAGTTGCTAGTATGAGAGCTCTCTCCagttctttatgaaggcacttagtgctaggAACTTTCCTTCTAgctttgctttcattgtgtcccataaatttgagtatgttgtgccttcattttcattaaattctagaaagtctttaatttctttctttatttcatccctgaccaagttatcattgagtagagaggtgttcagtttccatgagtctgtgttctttgtgttgcttttgttgttattgaagttcATTCTtaattcatggtgatctgatagaacaCAATGGATTGTTTCAATcatcttgtatctgttaaggcttgCTTTGTATCTgaatatatggtcagttttggagaaggttctgtggagtgctgagaagaaggtatattcttttattttgggaTGAaaggttctgtagatatctgttaactctatttggttcataacatctgtgagtttcattgtttctctttattttctgtttcaatgtcctgtccattggtgagagtggggtattgaattCCCTCGCTATTATGGTGTGGACTTCgatgtgtgatttgagctttcATAAAGGTTCTCTTACAAATGAggctgcccttgcatttggagcagatgttcagaactgagagttcctcttggtggatttttccgtggatgagtatgtagtgtccttctcttttgataacttttgggtaaaagtctattttattagatattagcatggctactccagcttgtttcttgggtacgtttgcttggaaaatctttttccagtcgtttactctgaggtagtatctatcTTTCTtgctaaggtgtgtttcttgtatccAGCATAATGATAGATCCTGTTTATATAtacagtctgttagcctgtgtctttttactggtgaaTTGAGGCCATTTATATTGACATATATTAATGACCGATGACTGTTAGAtcctataattttgttgttggaggtggtattgtgtgtgtgtgattctcttcttttggttttgatgtgagatgattaatttcttgtgttttcttggatgtagttaccTGCCTTGTGTTGGAGTCTTCTTTCCAGTATCCTCTGTAGGTCTGCATTAGTAGAAAGataattgcttaaatttggttttgttatggaatattttgatttcttcatctgtggtgattgagagttttgctgggtatagtagtctggcactactgtggtctcttagggtctgcaaaacatctgtccagtatcttctggcGTTTAGATTCTCTGTTGAGAAATTgcatgtaattcttataggtctgcctttatacattacttggcgtttttttttccattgcagcttttaatgttttctttgatctgtacatttagtattttgattattttgtaatgggaggattttcttttctgctctggtCTATTCGGTGTTCTGTAACCTTCTTGAAtatttatagccatctctttctttaggttagagaggtttttttctatgattttgttgtagatgttttctggccctttgaattgGAATCTTCACACTCTTCCATTCCTAGTATTCTTAGGtctggtcttttcatagtgtcccaaattaCCTGCATGTTTTGAGTTATGAACTTTTTACATTTGGTATTTTCTTTGACCGatatatccatttcttctatggcatcttctatgcctgagattctctcctccatctcttgtattctgttggtgctgcttgcatctgtagttcctaaGTTGTCCATCtgcagggttgcctccatttgtgttgcttctatttccatttttaggtcttggactgttTTATTCGTTTCCTTCACCCATTTGTATTTGCCTGGATCTCTTTAGACAATTTATTTGTTTCCCCTTTAAGAGtttctacctgtttgattgtactttcctgtatttcattaagggaattatttatatctcctttaaagatttatgtcatcttcatgagatgggatatAAGGTCACAGTCTTGCTCTTCAGATGTCTAGTAtagccagggcttgctgtagtaggagagCTGGattctggtggtgccatattgtaTTGGCCTCTGTTGGTTATGTTCTTACACTTGGGTTttgccatctggttgtctctggtgttggCTGGCCTGGGTGTTCCACGTTGGAACAGGGCTCCTGGGAGGTAGGCAGAGCTGTGGGGTGCGGCTCAGTGTGCTGATCTCTGAGTGCTGCAGGTGTAGGTGCAGgccagaaggaagatggagctctGACAGGGTGGGGCATGGTGCAACCTTAGCTAGTATAGGTGTAGACCAGAGAGAAGTTGGAACTCTGGCTGGACAGGGCAGAGCCCACAACTGCtagtaggttttatttttaaattttatccataATAACACTTGTGAAGTGAGGCCAGAGACCTCTGATTAAAGGTTTCACCTAGAGTCCACTAAGCAGAATcataatcaaacccaggacttacACCATGGCATAAAAGATGCAAGCACACAGAATATAGAAAAATTCTACTCATGAGATACATTATGAAAATCATGGGTAGAtcatgaaaataactttttctGTGTTAATCATCTTTAATTGCCTACAAACTCCTCCATAATGTTAAAAAACAGTCCAGTTGCTGCATTATCATGATGCTTAGTAAACTTAACAATTTTGCCAATAATGAAGTATTTTACAGAGATACACTTATCCCACAGATATAATATATGATACTTAAAAGTATGAGATTATATTCTCTTACAACCACCTAACAGGTCCCTTCTTCATTAAAGTTTTAAgtctaaatatttcttttttaaaaactgctcTAGAAGGGAGTCTACTTTGAAAACTATAAGCTGAATGTAGTGATACACATCTTAAATTGCAGCACTTgggtggtagaggcaggtagatttctgtgagttcaaggccagcctgatctacagagggcATTccagacagccagaactacatagttagaccctgtctcgaaagcaaaacaaacaagaaacaaaacaaaaacagaaattacaCATTTACATTAGatataatttttatcactatatttcttcttaaaattgaaGGTTTCAGGGAGAAACCTAAAATTTACATTAGCTGtgtatggtggcacatatctttagtcacagcacttgagagacaggcAAATTGCTGTGAGTTGGAgactagcctgttctacatagtgagttccaggaagaaaaagataaaagaaaaaaaattgaaagttacATGGCATAAGGCTATAATTCCAGCTCTTAGGAAGCTGAGTCAACAGTTCAAAGccaccaaaaaattaaaataccctCTTTATTCAGAGAAAACATGtctgaaaaaaaccaaaaaaaaaaatgacattaatattaaattgtattaAACTGTTggaaataagaatattttatttgtttactcttTACTATTGCCAGCA contains:
- the Mblac2 gene encoding acyl-coenzyme A thioesterase MBLAC2; this translates as MSALEWYAHKSLGDGIFWIQERFYESGNRANIWLVRGSEQDVVIDTGLGLRSLPEYLYSSGLLQDCGAKEDAGRRPLLAVATHVHFDHSGGLYQFDQVAVHRAEAEALARGDNFETVTWLSDSEVVRAPSPGWRARQFRVQAVQPTLILQDGDVINLGDRQLTVMHMPGHSRGSICLHDKDRKVLFSGDVVYDGSLIDWLPYSRISDYVGTCERLIELVDRGLVEKVLPGHFNTFGAERLFRLASNYISKAGICHKVSTFAMRSLASLALRVTNPRTSP